AAACACCGTAAAAACATTTTTGTGTCTAATCACACGTACAATACTTTTTTGACATTCTTCTTTTGAGTTAACCGAGTACGAGAGGCAAAAAATCGAAGAGCGGAGACGACAAAACAGACAGTCAGCTCAGCGTTCTCGGAAAAAGTCCGAGGATTACGAAGAAAATCTGAAGAAGGTATTTGATATAGCCAGAGACATGTAGTTCTCCCGTAATAGTGATTAAACTTCCTTACAAATTTCATCAATCTTACGGAAACACCTTTCTCTTGCAGAAGATAAATAACTTGTCCAAATTGAACATCAAATTGGCCAAAGAGAGGGGCACACTACTCAAAACAAAGGCGATACTTCTGTCGGAGTTCCGAAATATCGGTTGTTTTCCGTCAGTACGGGTGTGTTCTTGTGGGATTCGAACGGACGCCGGTTTAGAAGCAGCGGCCACAGAAACAAAGGCCCCGTCAGAATGACTCGTGATGGCGTTCTATGGAAAGTAAATTCTATTTTCAATAGGTGGCTTTCTGTCATAAAACCGTTATTCGTTTGGAATTTGGACAGAATGTGGTCAGAATATATCGTCAACAGAAACAACAGTTCCATCCATGATCCACGGAAAGTAAAGCCTGGGTTTCATGTGACATGTTGGATGCCTATCATCAATAATCAATGTCAGTGGAAAACGGAATCAAGTTTCAAAATAAGGACGTCACAGATATTGTGGTCTACCAGAATGAAGTAGAGCCTATTCCGGAACACTGTTACACTGTGTCGTTTGATTTTTGGTCTTTTCTTTTAGAAAGGTACATCCACTCACTGTGCTTTCATTTGACAGCTCTCAGTTATCACCTTGTTTCGGCGGTGGTTTCTCATTCTCTATATCAGCAATGGTCATGTAGATCAAAGTGAACTGAAGATGTGTCCCTTCATGTTATGATGAAAATCAATTTACTTGTTGTCATTCTGAGAATTTAGAGTCACCCTTGCACTATTTGTTGCATATTATGTCGTAAAGTATGTGGTTCTCATATCTGTTTAATCAACACAGCATATTCTCAACTCgaatgaaaaaggtgaagataacgaacagtgatcaatctcataaatgcATGTAAACCCCATAAAGAATGCAACAttgatagttggacaaacacgagcCCCTGGGAACAACAGGTGGGaacctgttgaccggtcacacccgtcgtgagacATATATTTTGCAATTGATCACATAAATGGAGTCTGTAGTCAGTACATAAAGAACGGTCTGACGATTGGCTTTGacctaacgacaggttgtataCCAAGATCCTTATGCGAAATATTCTGTTGAAAATCATGTAACCTCAACTTATCTGACGAgtctcataccgattgttagaccggtTTTTTTCCCCAATCGAAACAGGCTATTgatattgacaaacaagttgatggtgcaggggtttgaacagtctcgtttaaagtcggcattttgcatattctatggtcgttataacgacctagtttgccgatacaacctatcattggaaaGTTGGGTAAAAacggagccctggatataccagagatgggatcaggcgcctaggaggagcaagcatcctctgtcgatcggtcacatccgctgtgagccctgtatctgaaccaggtaaacggagttttctgtagtcaaaatcagtgtgtcatgaacgacctaacaatcggtatgaaacacgtcagacagcatttgacccgatgataggttgtattggcaaactacatcatagaatttgcaaaatgctgactttaaacgagactgttgaaacgcctgcattatcaacttgtttgtcagtagcccgtctcgatatttaaaaattgactatacacagaacaagctcttgcgtatcgactCAGTTGAGTCATATGCAGGGGATAATGGAATATCACTacataaataataatttatggGAAGTTTAcaacggagaagctgaaatcatcccatatatcataaagttgagttgttagtttaccattaatatctattttcaataaaatatataagtacgaagcagaagtggacgactctgtcgtggcttttatttcgagttcacatggatatatcgaatcgacatatgaatgacaaTTATTATAGTTAATAAAGTGTCGTTGATATACTGTATgcaaatgtcgcattgaaggtcccagcaagatatttttcttcttacaaagtttttaatgaattctgcttcataggtatataaaaacaagtcagctaacaaaggagcacaattcgtgcctttaggaattccaacagactgttggaagacctgatcaccaaagattacgaagatattgtcaatgaggaactccagcatatttttgatttcaacttcagaatacttgtgtgtggaatcagagcggtgtttaacaaagaaacttttttgaatatttccgttttccagttttgtcgaagaagcaactgtctatgatgtcaaagtctagtctttaagtTATCGTgatgaatggtcgtgtaaagcgTTGAAAAGTCAagcgttttgatgttgttgatttgagaaaagctttgcgatttcaagtttactaaatgttctttagaattttttagaatccaaatt
This genomic window from Ostrea edulis chromosome 4, xbOstEdul1.1, whole genome shotgun sequence contains:
- the LOC125667984 gene encoding uncharacterized protein LOC125667984; its protein translation is MQNSHQKKEDKRFEHENTPRASSQNPEADDDLSRAVLESQKQQSLLPLVKQELKYKIRYKRLSEGKEEFVPDEPKPTSYELTEYERQKIEERRRQNRQSAQRSRKKSEDYEENLKKKINNLSKLNIKLAKERGTLLKTKAILLSEFRNIGCFPSVRVCSCGIRTDAGLEAAATETKAPSE